Proteins from one Pyrobaculum neutrophilum V24Sta genomic window:
- a CDS encoding glycosyltransferase family 2 protein yields the protein MCITVVLPVLNEAEALPRVVEELRAAGFSNILVVDGGSTDGSVEVAKRLGVRVVPQMGRGKGMAVRTALMYVDTPYVAFLDADYTYPAEDLKKLLPLLRHYDVVLGARRGEMPLVYKLGNGALGWLFRLLFGVDIRDPLTGMYAAKTEVLRDAALEARGFDLEVDLLAKALAAGARVAEVEIGYRRRVGKKKLRPWHGLSIALKSLSLAYRLNPTLSLSLLGALLLVPGVALGSWVAYRFFYQGVPHYMLGLLSLILLMLGALSVALLPLATAVLRLQAAVRRRDLRLPTDCLPPMPEPAPPAAPASAEGSEAETPLLHVGRGLVLSFMALLAVAAYYLGVGDAATANKLAEWAYYALAGAVVALLVDAAVVSRRGQRGSQT from the coding sequence GTGTGTATAACCGTTGTGCTTCCAGTTTTAAACGAGGCCGAGGCCCTCCCCCGGGTAGTTGAGGAGCTTAGGGCGGCGGGGTTCAGCAACATCTTGGTGGTAGACGGCGGCTCCACAGACGGTAGCGTCGAGGTGGCGAAGAGGCTTGGCGTTAGAGTGGTCCCCCAGATGGGCAGGGGGAAGGGGATGGCCGTGAGGACGGCCCTCATGTACGTCGACACCCCCTACGTGGCTTTTCTAGACGCCGATTATACATATCCGGCTGAGGACCTCAAAAAGCTGTTGCCCCTCCTCCGCCACTACGACGTCGTCCTCGGCGCTAGAAGGGGCGAGATGCCCCTTGTGTACAAGCTGGGCAACGGGGCCTTGGGCTGGCTCTTCAGGCTTCTCTTCGGCGTAGACATAAGGGACCCCCTCACTGGGATGTACGCCGCCAAGACGGAGGTGCTTAGAGACGCCGCTCTCGAGGCCAGGGGCTTCGACCTAGAGGTTGACCTCCTCGCGAAGGCTCTGGCGGCCGGGGCTAGGGTGGCCGAGGTGGAGATCGGGTACAGGAGGAGGGTCGGAAAGAAGAAGCTGAGGCCTTGGCACGGCCTATCCATCGCGTTGAAGTCCCTCTCGCTTGCATACCGCCTCAACCCCACCCTTTCCCTATCCCTCCTCGGCGCGCTTCTCCTCGTGCCTGGCGTCGCGCTGGGGTCGTGGGTGGCGTATAGGTTCTTCTACCAAGGCGTCCCCCACTACATGCTGGGCCTCCTCTCCCTGATCCTGTTGATGCTCGGCGCCCTATCTGTGGCGTTGCTCCCGCTGGCCACGGCGGTGTTGAGGCTTCAAGCCGCCGTGAGGAGGAGGGATCTACGCCTCCCCACCGACTGCCTCCCTCCCATGCCCGAGCCAGCGCCGCCGGCGGCGCCGGCCTCGGCTGAGGGGAGCGAGGCGGAGACGCCGCTTCTCCACGTGGGGAGGGGGCTTGTCTTGTCCTTCATGGCGCTTCTAGCCGTAGCGGCGTACTACCTGGGGGTCGGCGACGCCGCAACAGCTAACAAGCTGGCCGAGTGGGCCTACTACGCCTTGGCGGGCGCCGTCGTTGCGCTACTCGTCGACGCCGCGGTGGTCAGCCGCCGTGGACAGCGAGGAAGTCAGACATAG
- a CDS encoding ArsA family ATPase, which translates to MIGLGGLLERNPRLKVFIYAGKGGLGKTTLSAATSVKLSSLGKKTLVFSTDPQASLSDVFEQNVFGRGEVKLAENLYVMEIDADKKINEYVASIKKKIVDMYRLDKLPPDIEEYIDSAAAEPAMYESAVYDAMVDVVSEGRYDYYVFDMPPFGHGIRMIAIADVISKWVEKITELRRQAYEYGRVAASLKKQKLTYEDEILRELEYIRGRILKFRDIVMNSETTAFMTVMTPERMTILDTEKALEMFESLGLRLTGIVVNQVYPPELAKNPDAPAYIRRKVEEQRKYMAEIADKFGKYIIAVVPMLNREPKGLDTLKAVAEELWRPSRRLEEYI; encoded by the coding sequence ATGATCGGCCTCGGCGGTCTCCTTGAGAGGAACCCCCGCCTCAAGGTCTTTATCTACGCGGGGAAGGGGGGGCTTGGGAAGACTACGCTTAGCGCGGCGACGTCGGTTAAGCTGTCTAGCCTTGGGAAGAAGACGCTTGTGTTTAGCACGGATCCTCAGGCGTCGCTGAGCGACGTGTTTGAGCAGAACGTGTTTGGGAGGGGGGAGGTTAAGCTGGCGGAGAACCTCTACGTGATGGAGATCGACGCCGACAAGAAGATTAACGAGTACGTGGCCTCCATCAAGAAGAAGATCGTCGATATGTACCGCCTTGATAAGCTTCCTCCAGACATCGAGGAGTATATCGACAGCGCGGCGGCTGAGCCGGCGATGTACGAAAGCGCTGTTTACGACGCCATGGTGGACGTGGTGTCTGAGGGGAGGTACGACTACTACGTCTTCGATATGCCTCCCTTTGGCCACGGGATTAGGATGATCGCCATCGCTGACGTCATCAGCAAGTGGGTGGAGAAGATCACCGAGCTTAGGAGGCAGGCCTACGAGTACGGCCGTGTGGCGGCTTCGCTTAAGAAGCAGAAGTTGACCTACGAGGACGAGATCTTGAGGGAGCTGGAGTACATCAGGGGGCGTATCCTCAAGTTCCGCGACATAGTTATGAACTCCGAGACGACGGCTTTTATGACGGTCATGACGCCGGAGAGGATGACCATCCTCGACACTGAGAAGGCGCTGGAGATGTTCGAGTCGCTGGGTCTGAGGCTGACGGGGATAGTGGTTAACCAGGTGTATCCGCCTGAGCTGGCTAAGAACCCCGACGCCCCGGCCTACATTAGGCGTAAGGTGGAGGAGCAGCGGAAGTACATGGCCGAGATCGCCGACAAGTTCGGGAAGTACATCATCGCGGTGGTGCCCATGTTGAACAGGGAGCCGAAGGGCCTCGACACGCTTAAGGCCGTGGCGGAGGAGCTCTGGAGGCCGAGCAGGAGGCTGGAGGAGTACATATGA
- a CDS encoding carbon starvation CstA family protein, with translation MFNTPAPYILLGLVLYFLTYRFYARWVDKKIWETDPNRPTPARLYFDGVEFFPVSKYVLFGYQFKSVAALGPIVGPVVATLFFGWAPALLWVIFGNMFIGWVQDYSAMMMSIRSEGRSMGPITYKLLGDKARKILLIYIIFYLIIITAVFEWTIVDVFNRVPGTFTAVLFVLAGGVVFGLLIFRMRLDVLLATLVALAIVLVGYFTVVLLPYARQPGTNFLDSSEFFVSHNFDKRLTYPGTFTVLFWLIVVSILYYISSITPMPRFLLPTVYVGYLPSIIALVLVLIAAVFTPISGLAIQQPAMKEFYVDPLKDPRGGPLWPILFVTIACGAISGWHSLVSSGLTSKQLEYETDALPVGGGAMMTEGAVALSSIASVMVLERVTGTAADYVQGATLLTTSLYRIPAVYMSILYGIFVAVMGLITSMLFVRVFRLVMAELFEDTPLGNKHISTLLIIILSGFLAFVGSWTNLWVFFGGTNQLLAALALLLVAIFLASIKKPNAYVFIPGIFMTVTTLAALAWETYVYGLYGVLNTPMPVQKSVAVLYGNTLVQVANILSAAFGALLLVLGVLMSYYLLAGWAKYRRGQK, from the coding sequence ATGTTTAACACCCCCGCACCATACATACTCCTGGGCCTCGTGCTCTATTTTTTGACATACCGCTTCTACGCCAGGTGGGTAGATAAGAAGATTTGGGAGACCGACCCCAACAGACCCACCCCGGCGAGGCTCTACTTCGACGGCGTTGAGTTCTTCCCCGTCTCTAAATACGTCCTCTTCGGCTACCAGTTCAAGTCCGTAGCCGCGCTCGGCCCCATAGTTGGACCTGTCGTAGCTACTCTGTTTTTTGGCTGGGCGCCGGCGCTCTTGTGGGTTATATTTGGTAATATGTTCATCGGCTGGGTTCAGGACTACTCAGCAATGATGATGTCGATTAGAAGCGAGGGGAGGTCAATGGGCCCCATCACCTACAAGCTACTGGGAGATAAGGCGAGAAAGATCCTACTCATCTATATAATATTCTACCTCATTATCATTACTGCCGTATTTGAGTGGACGATCGTAGACGTGTTCAACCGTGTGCCGGGCACTTTTACAGCGGTATTGTTTGTACTAGCAGGTGGTGTGGTTTTCGGATTGTTGATTTTTAGGATGAGACTCGATGTTTTATTGGCTACGTTGGTTGCTTTAGCTATTGTCCTAGTTGGATATTTCACGGTGGTGCTTTTGCCTTATGCTAGACAGCCTGGGACTAACTTCCTTGATAGCTCTGAGTTTTTTGTTTCACATAATTTCGACAAGAGGTTAACCTATCCAGGCACTTTTACAGTTCTCTTTTGGCTAATAGTTGTATCAATCCTCTATTATATATCATCTATTACCCCAATGCCACGGTTTTTACTTCCGACAGTCTATGTTGGGTATTTGCCTTCAATAATCGCACTTGTATTAGTTCTAATAGCGGCGGTATTTACTCCTATAAGTGGATTAGCTATTCAACAACCTGCGATGAAGGAGTTCTACGTCGATCCTCTGAAGGATCCCCGCGGCGGTCCGCTTTGGCCTATTCTCTTTGTGACAATAGCCTGCGGCGCTATATCGGGCTGGCATAGTCTCGTCTCCTCCGGCTTAACCTCTAAGCAACTGGAGTATGAGACAGATGCCTTACCGGTGGGGGGAGGCGCCATGATGACTGAGGGAGCGGTAGCGCTTTCTTCCATAGCATCTGTTATGGTGTTGGAGCGTGTAACTGGGACAGCGGCAGACTATGTGCAAGGCGCGACTTTGCTCACAACCTCTCTGTACAGGATTCCAGCAGTTTATATGAGTATCCTGTATGGGATTTTCGTCGCCGTTATGGGGCTTATTACATCTATGCTATTTGTGAGGGTATTCAGACTTGTTATGGCTGAGCTGTTTGAAGATACACCGCTTGGCAACAAACATATTTCTACATTACTAATAATCATACTATCTGGGTTTTTGGCGTTTGTAGGTAGCTGGACTAATCTGTGGGTGTTCTTTGGAGGCACAAACCAACTGTTGGCTGCTCTTGCGCTACTTCTAGTCGCTATTTTCCTGGCAAGTATAAAGAAGCCAAATGCGTACGTCTTCATCCCGGGAATTTTCATGACGGTAACTACGCTTGCTGCATTAGCGTGGGAGACCTATGTCTACGGTCTCTACGGAGTTTTAAACACGCCAATGCCAGTGCAGAAGTCCGTAGCTGTACTTTACGGCAATACGCTAGTTCAAGTCGCAAATATTCTGTCAGCGGCCTTCGGTGCCTTATTGCTTGTACTTGGAGTGCTGATGAGCTATTATCTACTAGCCGGCTGGGCCAAGTATCGGAGGGGTCAAAAATAA
- a CDS encoding class II glutamine amidotransferase has protein sequence MCRILFSLGKPPREILLDFVQVSRRDRTMGWSHGSGWGALWARPGSYGLYKSTKPIWEDYVEPPDGYMLYILHSRLASVGEPALENTHPIVRGRYAIAHNGTIDKERYRAALREAGVEVGELDGSTDSELLLKAVVALGGDEAAVKKAAELAKPHLDPQEPVLNFVFVDLAGLAIFYTYRGEEHPHFVPVEKDGVVASEPLGDGGGWRPLENGKTVVAKF, from the coding sequence ATGTGTAGAATTCTTTTTTCCCTTGGAAAACCCCCCAGAGAGATCCTCCTCGATTTTGTCCAGGTGTCCAGGAGGGACCGGACAATGGGCTGGAGCCACGGGTCGGGCTGGGGCGCGCTCTGGGCCCGCCCGGGGTCCTACGGCCTGTATAAATCCACGAAGCCCATATGGGAGGACTATGTAGAGCCGCCGGACGGATATATGCTGTATATACTACACAGCAGGTTGGCCTCCGTGGGCGAGCCGGCTCTGGAGAACACCCACCCCATCGTGAGGGGTAGATACGCCATTGCCCACAACGGAACTATAGACAAGGAGAGGTACAGAGCGGCTCTGAGGGAGGCGGGCGTGGAGGTGGGGGAGCTAGACGGCTCCACAGACAGCGAACTGCTGCTCAAGGCCGTGGTGGCGCTGGGCGGAGACGAAGCCGCGGTTAAAAAAGCCGCCGAGTTGGCCAAGCCCCATCTCGACCCCCAGGAGCCAGTGCTCAACTTCGTCTTCGTAGACCTGGCCGGCTTGGCCATCTTCTACACCTACAGAGGGGAGGAGCACCCCCACTTCGTGCCGGTGGAGAAAGACGGCGTGGTCGCCTCGGAGCCCCTAGGCGACGGCGGAGGCTGGAGGCCGCTGGAAAACGGCAAAACAGTGGTGGCGAAATTCTAG
- a CDS encoding helicase HerA domain-containing protein, with the protein MWILAALALLALLLLTGEGVLVGLRWGVPVFLPLDRHVVVLGPTRSGKSRLAKKIVRRSGLPALILDWVGEYDLGLRVDARHLRYDLRGFDKKLLAEIIGLSLNLNEPSIYFLYRAVRNAEVKRIGDVLEALESFLVTSRAEVEMRAAIARRLEYIVEVLERGRVPLDLLLRLRRTVVIDLSRLRLYEEKVLVSLFVLALLYDRVQKEGVSRQPRKLLVVDEAQNVIKRGDVVRHLVFESAKFGLRVLLVTNEVPPDDVLVHSYIIITRPHMMYKLQTKRSALVIDNKVVEMKIV; encoded by the coding sequence GTGTGGATCTTGGCGGCTCTGGCGCTTCTAGCTCTCCTCCTCCTCACGGGGGAGGGGGTCCTCGTGGGGCTGAGGTGGGGGGTCCCCGTTTTCCTCCCCCTGGATAGACACGTGGTGGTTCTCGGCCCCACGCGGAGCGGCAAGAGCCGCCTGGCGAAGAAGATAGTGAGGAGGTCCGGCCTGCCGGCGCTTATCCTGGACTGGGTTGGTGAGTACGACCTGGGGCTGAGGGTTGACGCGAGGCACCTGAGGTACGACCTCAGGGGCTTCGACAAGAAGCTCCTCGCCGAGATCATCGGCCTCTCGCTCAACTTAAACGAGCCCTCCATCTACTTCCTCTACAGGGCTGTGAGAAACGCCGAGGTGAAGAGGATAGGGGACGTGTTGGAGGCGCTTGAGAGCTTCCTAGTCACGTCTAGGGCTGAGGTGGAGATGCGGGCCGCCATCGCCAGGAGGCTGGAGTACATCGTGGAGGTTCTGGAGAGGGGGAGGGTGCCTCTGGACCTCCTCCTGAGGCTGAGGAGGACGGTGGTGATCGACCTCTCCAGGCTTAGGCTCTACGAGGAGAAGGTGCTGGTGTCCCTCTTCGTCCTCGCCCTCCTGTACGACAGGGTTCAGAAGGAGGGCGTCTCCCGCCAGCCGAGGAAGCTCCTCGTCGTAGACGAGGCCCAGAACGTGATCAAGAGGGGGGACGTGGTTAGGCACCTTGTGTTCGAAAGCGCAAAGTTCGGGCTGAGGGTTCTGCTCGTGACCAACGAGGTTCCTCCCGACGACGTCCTCGTCCACTCCTACATCATAATCACGAGGCCGCACATGATGTACAAGCTACAGACCAAGAGAAGCGCCCTGGTGATCGACAACAAGGTGGTGGAGATGAAGATAGTATAG
- a CDS encoding glutamate synthase-related protein — protein MLPLAKLILRLRGLYFGIRGFKEFFEDYPVDEIAHRALRGKEAVYPFGLLASYGSAVLGAGVHRRGCPRFYTLDDIQLMPPAFTPLRLKKAAELLREPTFADVSTETWVGGFPASMPVAVGSMGSTDVASKTAIAIAKAAAKAGIPLGIGENVATVRGYSRRITRGHPSFKERLLAYLTNMGKHGGVFIQQSVEDAYDELWNRVYSDKDLEQYVEEGRIGFEIKVGQGAKPGLGGVIKIPREQAEKLRQKYLIDYDGGKYATRYSVPGTFTREILAGAIRFMKTAYPKAKIWIKLGPFRDAAEVIEVASREGADAVVVDGKEGGTGMAPTVALKDLGYPTVVGLKYIKAAREAGVKTSLLIAGRLYNGGHVAKAVALGATAVYMSRPFLIAALTKGEEGVLRYIESLKVELQMAVSALGKYDVKDLAPEDVAAAAKDLAEMLSIPYIYASPPKPLEAFQQA, from the coding sequence ATGCTTCCGCTTGCCAAGCTCATCCTTAGGCTTAGGGGGCTCTACTTCGGAATAAGGGGCTTCAAGGAGTTTTTCGAGGACTACCCAGTGGACGAGATAGCCCACCGGGCGCTCCGGGGGAAAGAGGCGGTGTATCCCTTCGGCCTCCTCGCCTCCTATGGAAGCGCCGTGCTCGGCGCTGGGGTACACAGGAGGGGGTGCCCCCGCTTCTACACCCTCGACGACATCCAGCTGATGCCCCCCGCCTTCACCCCCCTTAGGCTTAAGAAAGCCGCCGAGTTGCTCCGGGAGCCGACCTTCGCCGACGTCAGCACCGAGACCTGGGTGGGGGGCTTCCCCGCGTCTATGCCCGTGGCGGTGGGGTCCATGGGCTCCACAGACGTCGCCAGCAAAACAGCCATCGCTATTGCTAAGGCGGCGGCCAAGGCGGGCATCCCCCTCGGCATCGGGGAAAACGTCGCCACAGTGAGGGGGTACTCCAGGAGGATCACCAGAGGCCACCCCTCCTTCAAGGAGCGCCTCCTGGCCTATTTGACCAACATGGGGAAACACGGGGGTGTGTTTATCCAACAGAGCGTGGAGGACGCCTACGACGAGCTGTGGAACAGAGTCTACAGCGATAAGGACTTGGAGCAGTACGTGGAGGAGGGGAGGATCGGCTTCGAGATAAAGGTGGGCCAGGGGGCCAAGCCCGGCCTCGGCGGCGTCATCAAGATCCCCAGGGAGCAGGCGGAAAAGCTGAGGCAGAAGTATCTAATAGATTACGACGGCGGGAAATACGCCACGCGCTACTCCGTCCCAGGCACCTTCACAAGGGAGATACTGGCGGGCGCCATAAGGTTTATGAAGACTGCCTATCCAAAGGCAAAGATCTGGATCAAGCTAGGGCCCTTTAGAGACGCCGCCGAGGTGATAGAGGTGGCGAGCAGAGAGGGGGCAGACGCCGTGGTGGTAGACGGGAAGGAGGGCGGCACGGGGATGGCCCCCACCGTCGCCCTAAAGGACCTGGGCTACCCCACGGTAGTGGGGCTGAAGTACATAAAAGCGGCTAGAGAGGCGGGGGTGAAGACCTCCCTCCTCATCGCCGGCCGGCTCTACAACGGCGGACACGTGGCCAAGGCGGTTGCCCTAGGCGCAACGGCGGTCTACATGTCAAGACCCTTCCTAATAGCGGCGTTGACAAAGGGAGAAGAGGGCGTGTTGAGGTACATAGAGTCGCTCAAGGTGGAGCTCCAGATGGCCGTCTCCGCCCTCGGCAAATACGACGTCAAAGACCTAGCCCCCGAGGACGTAGCCGCCGCTGCCAAGGACCTCGCCGAGATGCTGTCAATCCCCTATATATACGCTAGCCCTCCAAAACCTTTAGAAGCCTTTCAGCAAGCCTAA
- a CDS encoding ArsA family ATPase, whose product MRQLLDQRVKYIFFGGKGGVGKTVVAAATALYLAESAGERTLLASFNPVHSLSSVFGQDLSGGVVKEVRGVRNLWAVEVQYDDIVEKYKARISNLLREMLKMAELSVDIKPLIDIATTNPAFHEAASFDKMMDVVLKEGSKFDRVIFDMAAVANAVRLIGLSKLYGAWLQRTIKMRMETLSLKEQLSFRKEKVREEIERDPVLAELKDLYSRYMEVRKVLTDPAQTRFVFVTIPTVLSISVVQRFIEMVKAYEIPFGGVVVNMVIPGEEAARDATGFLRSKYEEQQRNLEVIRQSFSPHILASVRLFPEDIVGLERLRQFVAELVR is encoded by the coding sequence ATGAGGCAGCTCCTAGACCAGAGGGTTAAGTACATCTTCTTTGGGGGGAAGGGGGGCGTGGGCAAGACCGTGGTGGCGGCGGCGACGGCGCTCTACCTGGCAGAGTCTGCGGGGGAGAGGACCCTCCTCGCCTCCTTCAACCCCGTGCACTCCCTATCCTCGGTCTTCGGCCAGGACCTCTCGGGGGGCGTAGTTAAGGAGGTTCGGGGGGTGAGGAACCTGTGGGCTGTGGAGGTGCAGTACGACGACATCGTGGAGAAGTACAAGGCGAGGATCTCGAACCTGCTTAGGGAGATGCTTAAGATGGCGGAGCTTTCTGTGGACATCAAACCGCTTATAGACATAGCCACCACCAACCCGGCCTTCCACGAGGCGGCCTCCTTCGACAAGATGATGGACGTGGTTCTCAAGGAGGGGTCGAAGTTCGACCGGGTTATCTTCGACATGGCGGCTGTGGCCAACGCGGTGCGGCTGATCGGCCTCTCCAAGCTCTACGGCGCCTGGCTTCAGAGGACTATAAAGATGAGGATGGAGACCCTCTCCCTGAAGGAGCAGCTGTCTTTCCGCAAGGAGAAGGTTAGGGAGGAGATAGAGAGGGACCCCGTGTTGGCCGAGCTGAAGGACTTATACAGCCGCTATATGGAGGTAAGGAAGGTGCTGACCGACCCGGCCCAGACGCGGTTTGTCTTCGTCACGATACCCACGGTGCTCTCCATCTCGGTGGTGCAGAGGTTTATAGAGATGGTGAAGGCGTACGAGATACCCTTCGGCGGGGTGGTTGTGAACATGGTGATTCCGGGGGAGGAGGCGGCTAGGGACGCCACGGGCTTCCTCAGGAGCAAGTACGAGGAGCAGCAGAGGAACCTCGAGGTGATTAGGCAGTCCTTCTCGCCGCATATCCTCGCCTCGGTTAGGCTTTTCCCCGAGGACATAGTAGGCCTTGAAAGGCTGAGGCAGTTCGTGGCCGAGCTCGTTAGATGA
- a CDS encoding glutamine synthetase family protein produces the protein MQVEGIDVWRVLKGAGVKYVYFVIVDIYGRPRVDIMPIDMAKDAFIDGVPYDGSSIPAYSTVNRSDFVAVVDPSAVYVESWNGGKAAYVFTNTLDGNAPSPLDPRNVLKQVLERAEKRGYQFKIGVEVEYFVVRGNPPELPEKAGYFDVPPDATRKVVEEIMENFAAAGLGETKTHHEVAPSQFEVNIPYGNPLKTADSILMFKTMARAVAAKHGYTVTFMPKPFWGMNGSGAHTHISVWKDGKNLMASVKEPTQELKWVVGGILNNAISISAIVAPTVNSYKRLVPHHEAPTRVVWGLGNRSAMVRVPYYGGKINRIEYRHPDPSMNPYLAFAAVVLAGLEGLENRIEPPPPVQEVAYDLQGVRETPPNLGAALKYMEEGKIARELPSDFVKAYLGVKQAEWQSYAQQYQWEKTWNTITPWEYEQYLTTV, from the coding sequence ATGCAGGTGGAAGGGATTGACGTCTGGAGGGTGCTAAAAGGCGCTGGGGTGAAATACGTCTACTTCGTGATAGTGGACATCTACGGGAGGCCGCGCGTAGACATAATGCCGATCGACATGGCCAAAGACGCGTTTATCGACGGCGTTCCCTACGACGGCTCCTCCATCCCCGCCTACAGCACCGTCAACAGAAGCGACTTCGTGGCGGTGGTTGACCCATCCGCCGTCTATGTGGAGAGCTGGAACGGCGGGAAGGCCGCCTACGTCTTCACCAACACCCTCGACGGCAACGCGCCATCTCCACTGGACCCACGTAACGTGCTTAAGCAGGTCCTCGAGAGGGCGGAGAAACGCGGCTACCAGTTCAAAATCGGCGTGGAGGTGGAGTACTTCGTCGTCAGGGGCAACCCGCCGGAGTTGCCCGAGAAGGCTGGCTACTTCGACGTGCCGCCTGACGCGACGAGGAAGGTGGTGGAGGAGATCATGGAGAACTTCGCCGCGGCGGGCCTCGGCGAGACCAAGACGCACCACGAGGTGGCGCCGTCCCAGTTCGAGGTAAATATCCCATACGGCAACCCGCTGAAGACGGCGGACTCCATACTGATGTTTAAGACCATGGCCAGGGCCGTGGCGGCTAAACACGGCTACACGGTGACGTTTATGCCCAAGCCCTTCTGGGGCATGAACGGAAGCGGCGCCCACACCCACATATCTGTGTGGAAGGACGGCAAGAACCTGATGGCCTCCGTGAAGGAGCCCACCCAGGAGCTCAAGTGGGTGGTGGGCGGCATATTGAACAACGCCATATCTATATCCGCGATCGTGGCGCCCACCGTCAACTCCTACAAACGCCTAGTGCCTCACCACGAAGCGCCCACCCGCGTCGTGTGGGGCCTCGGCAACCGCTCCGCCATGGTACGCGTGCCATACTACGGCGGGAAGATAAACAGGATTGAGTACAGACACCCAGATCCCTCCATGAACCCCTACCTGGCCTTCGCCGCCGTGGTGCTGGCTGGGCTGGAAGGCCTAGAGAACAGGATAGAGCCGCCGCCCCCGGTCCAGGAGGTGGCCTACGACCTCCAGGGCGTTAGGGAGACGCCGCCTAACCTCGGCGCCGCGCTGAAGTACATGGAGGAGGGCAAAATCGCGAGGGAGCTACCAAGCGACTTCGTGAAGGCGTACCTCGGCGTGAAGCAGGCCGAGTGGCAGAGCTACGCCCAGCAGTACCAGTGGGAGAAGACCTGGAACACCATCACGCCCTGGGAGTACGAGCAGTATCTAACCACCGTCTAA
- a CDS encoding glycosyltransferase gives MKVAVFSESLWPLGEGGAELATYLYARLLAELGVRVRVYVRRGGARWEGLDVAELGGAGTRKFHAPPLGARRALEWCDVAYFASAYWELVPLAKRMGRRAVVHLHSYDPACPVGTLYNARGGSVCRPETRSCWGCIHLQERWLGRPLWRAVASQVLNGLFNPLFAEAVRRADALVFVSEAQRRLFAEHFGDVPRSHVVYNPAPPLQYLPPGGRAVGYFGGLSPWKGVYVLLRAWARLGGGARLYMTRASALRSRPPGVVALGDLTPWELEEVHRSVSVVAVPSLWWEPFGYAALEGLVRGRVVVASDVGGLPEVVGGAPGARLVPPGDADALAEALEWALAADAAELGARNREYALRRFDGVRLAERLLKVLEG, from the coding sequence GTGAAGGTCGCCGTTTTTTCCGAATCCCTCTGGCCGCTGGGGGAGGGGGGCGCGGAGCTCGCCACGTACCTCTACGCGAGGTTGCTCGCTGAGCTGGGGGTCAGAGTTAGGGTCTACGTGAGGCGGGGGGGCGCGAGGTGGGAGGGGCTTGATGTGGCGGAGCTGGGGGGCGCGGGGACGAGGAAGTTCCACGCCCCGCCGCTTGGGGCTAGGAGGGCGCTGGAGTGGTGCGACGTGGCCTACTTCGCCTCGGCCTACTGGGAGCTGGTGCCTCTGGCGAAGAGGATGGGTAGGAGGGCGGTTGTCCACCTACACAGCTACGACCCAGCCTGTCCCGTGGGGACGCTTTACAACGCGAGGGGGGGCTCCGTCTGCCGCCCTGAGACGAGGAGTTGCTGGGGGTGTATACACCTCCAGGAGAGGTGGCTGGGGCGGCCCCTCTGGAGGGCGGTTGCCTCGCAGGTGTTAAACGGCTTGTTCAACCCGCTGTTTGCCGAGGCCGTGAGGCGGGCGGATGCGCTGGTGTTCGTATCTGAGGCGCAGCGTAGGCTCTTCGCCGAACACTTCGGCGACGTGCCCAGGAGCCACGTGGTGTACAACCCGGCGCCTCCTCTGCAGTATCTCCCGCCGGGGGGTAGGGCGGTGGGCTACTTCGGCGGGCTGAGCCCATGGAAGGGGGTCTACGTGCTGTTGCGCGCGTGGGCGCGCCTCGGCGGGGGGGCGAGGCTGTATATGACGCGGGCCTCCGCTCTGAGAAGCCGCCCCCCTGGCGTGGTGGCGCTTGGGGACCTAACGCCGTGGGAGCTGGAGGAGGTGCACAGGTCAGTCTCCGTGGTGGCTGTCCCCTCCCTCTGGTGGGAGCCCTTTGGCTACGCCGCTCTGGAGGGCTTGGTGAGGGGGCGGGTGGTCGTGGCTTCAGACGTCGGAGGTCTTCCCGAGGTGGTGGGGGGCGCGCCCGGGGCTAGGCTTGTCCCTCCGGGGGACGCCGACGCGCTGGCGGAGGCTCTGGAGTGGGCTCTGGCGGCGGACGCGGCGGAGCTTGGGGCTAGAAATAGGGAGTACGCCCTTAGGAGGTTCGACGGGGTTAGGCTTGCTGAAAGGCTTCTAAAGGTTTTGGAGGGCTAG